A part of Deltaproteobacteria bacterium genomic DNA contains:
- a CDS encoding transcription termination factor Rho, giving the protein MAKKEKKGKKEKPLERMTAKELREYALSLGGEIIGVHGMNKEELLAAIKQVKGIQDEGKKTARTINVREIKEKVKSLRQAKLDAIAAGEPRSKITILRKRVNRLKKLTRKVA; this is encoded by the coding sequence ATGGCCAAAAAAGAAAAAAAAGGCAAAAAGGAAAAACCCCTGGAGCGGATGACCGCCAAAGAACTGCGTGAATATGCCCTTTCCTTAGGCGGTGAAATTATCGGCGTGCACGGCATGAACAAAGAGGAACTGCTGGCTGCCATCAAGCAGGTCAAGGGCATCCAGGACGAAGGCAAAAAGACCGCCCGGACGATCAATGTCCGGGAGATCAAAGAGAAAGTTAAATCTTTGCGCCAAGCCAAACTGGACGCGATTGCCGCCGGAGAGCCTCGCAGTAAGATCACCATCCTGCGCAAGCGCGTCAATCGCTTGAAAAAACTGACCCGTAAGGTCGCGTGA